The following is a genomic window from Parabacteroides johnsonii DSM 18315.
TGAAAGGTTTCTGCGATTTAGTCAGACAGATGACAGGCTGGTCGTTGTCCGGATCAAACAGTTCCAGGCTGGCACGTCCGTCTATTGTGGCATCTGACTGGTTGCTGACCTGCGTCGTGAAGGTCACTTCGTCGCCCTGACGTAGGAAACGCGGTAGGGCAGGAGTTACCATCAGCGGCTTATTGGTCATGATTTCGCGGGACAGATAGCCGTATTTCAGGTCTTCTGTCTGTGCTAACAGTTGTAGTTTCCAGGTCGTGTTGCTTTCGGGCATCGTGAAACTGAAAGCTACGTCTCCAGCTTCGTCGGTCACTAAGGCCGGATAGAAGAAGGCTGTTTCAGCGAAGTTTTCGCGAAGTTTGACCGGTTCTTGTTGTATTTTGCGAAACAGGGCGGGATATTCTGATTCCACCTCTTCTTCGGCGATGATATCAGCGACATCCTGATCCGCCTTTATTGCCGATTCTTCCAGCGGCGCACTGTCATTTGTGATGCTGAGGACTTCGGGTACTGCCGGAACTGTCGCTGACTTCATGACGGCTCCTGTCGCATACAGGCGGTTGTTGCGCCCGTAGCGGTATCCTATCGACAAGACATCCTGCCAGTCAAGTTGGTTATATTGATATTGCGGTATGGTCAGCCCTTTCCGGTTTTCCGTTTCGTACCGGCTACTGTTTGTGAATGCAGTTCCTTCAGAAAAACGCGGAGCGTACAGATAAACATATCTTTGTGGAGAAAAAGACCAGCTAAAAGGCAGCAACTTATCCAATGAAGCGTCGTACATACTTGCCAAAACCTCTGCGGAGACGGTCGAGGAATCGGCATCCGTAATACGGAATTTCCAATTCTCCTTGCTTCCCGGCAACAGGTGGTCGCGGAATGTCTTTACTTGGATATTCAATCTCCGGTTCGGTTGCCGGCGTTGAACCGGAATTTGTCTCACATACATCTTGCCGTCTTTGACAAATGTGAAAGATACGGTGAATCCCTCTCCGTCCGTTTCCTTGAACGGAATGCGGAAGGTTCGGTTTTCATCGCTCAACCGGATGTACTTACGTTCTGTGCATTTGTTGTCTGCTGTATAAATTTCATATAATATATGCGTGTCCTTGTCGGAAGTTCCGAAAATGAACGCTGCCTCTTCGCCTGGCACACAGGTCGTGTGCTCTTTGATCAGCCAAGTATGCATAAATACGGGTGGCCGTTTATCTTGGCGGCTGTACAGGATGAAATCTTGATTGGCGGAAACTTCTTTCCCGTTGGAGTCAGTCGATTTCACTTCCAGGCGATAGCGTCCGGCGGGAAGTTCGCGGAATACGACAGGCGATATTTCATCTCCTGTCATGAAGGTCCCTACAGCCATCAATTTATTGATTTTATACCGGTCTGCACCGAATATATCCTTTTCCAGCTTTTCGTCCGACAGGGAATAAATCGTGTAACTTCCCTCTGCGGATATTTTCTGTCTGTTCACTGTATAGGCCGTTATCATAGCTTTGGCGGAATCGTTCTCCATTTCCTGTCCGGGCATTTGGATATCCAACAGGATGCCTGTGTCGCCGACGGAGAAGGTATAACTTGTTTCTTGTGTTTCCCCTTTGCTGTCGGTCAGAGTTGCTGTTACTTCGTAGCTCTGGAAGGCCGGGCGCATACCCAATGTTTCCGGCCGTTCGGGTACGAAGGAGATCGTGAAGTTACCTTTATCATCAATTTTAGCCCTTCCGTTAGCCACCTGCTTATGTGTAGAGTCGAATGGGTTAGGCATGTAAAAACGTGCCCAGAACGGGTGGCGGGTGATCGTCCAGTTTATCTCGCCTGTCTGAAGGGCGATTCCGGAGAAAGTCTGTGCTTCGCCTGTCAGTTTCACCGGATTACCGAAAGACACTTCTTCCTTGAGTGGCAGGAAACTGACTTTGAAAGTCGGACGTTTGTATTCTTCTACCCGGATATTTGTACGGGCTCTTTCTGAAACTAAAGTGAAGTTGCCGCTCAATGTCTGTGATGGGATCGTGAACTCTCCGTTGAAAGAGCCGAATTTGTCTGTCTTGAATTCTTTGCTGGCTACTTCCTTATAGTTGGCATCCCGCAAGGTGACAGTATAGGTTTGTCCGGCTACGACATGCGGTTTGTCTGTATCTTTTATGTAGGCGATACCTTTAAAGAATATGTTTTGTCCCGGCCGATAGATTCCGCGGTCGGTGAATAACGACAGATTGATCTTGTCCTTTTCCTGTTCGGGGCGGAAAGAACCGTATGGGTATATATTTGTGATAATGGAGGAGGTGTCTTCACGGAACACCGGACGTATGTGTTCGACCTTCTTTTTGGCTGGAAGGATAGCGATGCCTAATCGGTCTGTTTTCACTTCTCCCTGACGTTGGATGGTTCCATTCATCATATTGGTTTTGTAATAAATTACGGTTGCGCCTTCGATCGGTTTACCACTTTCCAGATCAGTGACAAGCACTTCCGAGTTATTTGTCTGGCTGCGGGTAAGGGCTGCTAGGCGGCTGACGCTAAAATGGTTGGAGACTGTCAGTCGTTTGCCGGGAACCGTGATCACATATTCGTACAGGCCTAACTTGTCCATTGGGATGGTAAGGGTGGAATCGCCCTCGGTGTAGGAGTTGGGGAGATGCATGTCGAATGTGATTTCTTTCACCTGTTCTCCTCTCATACTTTTACTGTTCTTGTACAGATTCCGCCAGGCATTTTCCGGCTGACGGAGGCTTTTGTAGATGCGTACGGTTAGTTGAGGCGTGTTGACATATTTGAGTTGCAACGTCAGATTCTTGCCGGGATAAACGTTATTATCGGACTGGATATTCAGTACCGGCGTTTCCATTTCGTTCAGCTGATTCTTGAAAATGTTTACACGTTCGTATTTGGGATATTGTCTGATACTTTCTTTGCAAAGTGAATAAATGAATGCTTGGATGGAGTCTTGGTGAGCCTTGTTGCCTTGGTAACGTTCCCGTTGGAGAAGGTTCATCTCGGCAATGCGTATTTCAGCGGCAAACGGTTCTTTACCGTATACCTTATACAAACTGTCCAACGTGTTTCTGTATTCGTTGGTGTTTGTAGATTGGATGTCGTATTTATATTGGCTGTAGTCCAGTTCGTCCAGCAATAAGGCTTTCTTTTCCGGTTGTGTACGACGGAATGCAATCAAATCTTCATACCATTTATCTGACGGTTGTATGTCGATTGCCCGGAAAGCCAGGAAATCATACAAGGTAGGGCGGAGTTCGGGCGTGTCTTTCCCTTTCTTCAGGATCAGGTTGTATTGGCTGACCGGTGTCTGTTGCAACAGGCGGGCCGGTTGGAGAGATTGTGTCAGTTCCTGTTTGATCTTGTCCTGGAAAAGGTTGGAGGTCCATTCCCGGATATCTTCGGGCACATAACCTGCCAGTTCGGTTCGTTGGTTGACGATCCAACGGTTCTGCATATAATAGTTATTATACATCTCCGCAATCATGGAATGTAGGATTGCCACGGATGCCGAGTCGGGACATGCACCGGCATATGTTTCCACCTCCTTGATCAGTTCAGGAAATGTGTCGGTATCTTTCTCCAGCTGGTTTTTCATCCGGGTAATAAGTGACTGGATCAACAATGGAGTATTTTTCGTTTGGATGGCTTCTGTTATAGCCTTTTCATTGGTGGATGCCTGATTTGCTTTCACGTAGAATATAGTAGAAACTATTCCGCATGTGATCAGGGCTGAAACAATAATTGCTCTTATCTTCATATCTATATGGATTTACTTGTTAAACAAACATCCTTTTAAGTATAGATACAAAGAAAGAGCAAAAAGTTGTAAAATTACCGTTAATTAGGAGTAATTCTATTTTTTACGAACGTAAGTCAGGAATGTGTAGGGGTACGGATTTTTCTCGTCGGCAGGAAATTCCTGGCGTTCCACTTCTTCCCACAGGTCCCAGTTGACAACGGGGAAAAACGCGTCTGCATCCGGAAACTCTCCGTGAATGCGGGTCAGATACATCTTGTCGGCAATCCCTAATCCTTGTCTGTAAACCAAAGAACCTCCGATGATGAAGATGTTTTCTTCCTTTTCGCAAATATCCAGTGCATCATGCATGGATTCGCAGGCAAAGCAATTGATGAAACCTGCTTCAGGCATGGTGGTCAGCACGATATTTTTACGATTGGGCAATCCGCCGTTGGGTAAAGACTCGAAAGTTTTACGTCCCATTATTACGGCGTGTCCTGTTGTCAGGTCTTTAAAACGCTTCATATCTGCCGGCATACGCCAGAGCAGACCCAGATTCTTCCCGATCGCATTGTTGTCGGAAATAGCTGCTACAATTGAAATAGTACTCATAAACTTATCGAATTTAATAAAACTTGCTGTTTTTATCTTGATGCTAAATTTATACGGCTACCTCTCCTTTGATGTGAGGATGAGGGTCATAACCTGTCAGATTGAAATCCTCGTACTGGAAACCGAATATGTCTTTTACTTCCGGATTGATTTCCATCCGGGGAAGAGGCCGCGGATCACGTGTCAGTTGCAACTTCACCTGTTCAAGATGGTTCGTATAAATATGTGCATCACCGAGTGTATGGACGAAATCTCCTGCTTTCAGTCCGGTTACCTGTGCCATCATTTGTAATAACAGGGCGTACGAGGCTATATTAAAAGGTACGCCTAAGAAAATATCGGCACTGCGCTGGTACATTTGCAGGCTCAGGCGGCCGTTGGCCACATAAAACTGGAAGAAGGCGTGGCAGGGAGGCAGATTCATATTGTCCAAATCTCCCACGTTCCAGGCGCTGACGATGATGCGGCGTGAATCCGGATTCTGTTTGATTGTCTTTACCGCTTCACTGATCTGATCGATGCTGCCGCCTTTATAGTCCGGCCATGAACGCCATTGGAAACCGTAGATATGCCCTAAGTTTCCATCCGGGTCGGCCCATTCGTTCCAGATTCTCACTCCATGTTTCTGCAGGTATTTTGCATTTGTATCGCCTTGAAGAAACCAAAGTAATTCATATATAATGGATTTCAAATGCAGTTTCTTTGTAGTGAGCAGAGGAAAACCGTCTTCAAGATTGAAGCGCATCTGATGTCCGAATACACTGTATGTACCGGTTCCTGTCCGATCTTCTTTCTTAACTCCTTCACGGAGGACACGATCGAGTAATTCTAAATACTGTTTCATTTTTCTCTATTATGACAGACAAAAGTACGAAAGTGATTTGTATTAAACAACATTATTCTATAGCATCGTTTGTTTTTGATAATAATAGCGTATATTTGCTGCCTATCTAACAAACATTAATTTATTAGTATCGAAAATGAAGAGACTATGTATGGCTGTCATGGCAATGTGTGTTTTGTTGTCATGTACTGAGAAAAAAGAGGAAGCCACTCTTTCTGGACTGATGAAATCTAATTTCGTATCAGAAGTACAGGGAAAACCGACTGCATTATATGTGTTGAAGAACCAGAATGGTGCGGAAGCCTGTGTGACAAACTGGGGCGGGCGCCTGGTGTCGGTTATGGTTCCTGACAAGGATGGCAAAATGACGGACGTTGTCCTGGGATACGATAATATCCAACAGTATGTGGACAATCCAAACAATAATTACGGCGGATTGATCGGCCGTTATGGAAACCGTATCGCAAATGGTAAGTTCTCGTTGGACGGTGTGGAATACCAGCTTCCGCTGAATAACAATGGGCATTGCCTGCATGGTGGTCCGGAAGGTTACCATACGGTTGTTTGGGATGCCAAACAGGTAAATGACCAAAGTGTGGAATTGACGTATCTCTCCAAGGACGGTGAAGCCGGTTTCCCCGGGAATCTGAACCTTAAGGTTACATATACATTGACGAACGATAATGCTGTCGATATCAAATATGAGGCTACAACAGACAAACCGACTGTTGTGAACCTGACGAACCATAGTTATTTCAATCTTTCCGGTGTTCCGGGTTCTCAGATCTTGGATCATACGCTGATGATTGCCGCCGACACATATGTCCCGGTAGATGCAACCTTGATTCCGACCGGTACACTTGACCCCGTTGAAGGAACTCCGATGGATTTGCGTACGGCTGTTGCCATTGGTGCGCATATTGATGAGCCGTTCGAACAGTTGACATACGGAAAGGGGTATGACCATAACTGGGTCTTGAATAATAATTGCGACATCAATGTATTGGCTGCAAAAGCTGTTTCTGCAAAAAGCGGTATCGGCCTTGAAGTTTATACAAATGAGCCGGGTATTCAGTTCTATGCGGGAAATGCAATGACAAAGGATGGTGATAAAGGCAAATTGGGTGTGATCTATCCGCATCGTGGTGCTTTGTGTCTGGAAACACAACATTATCCCGATTCTCCCAACCAGCCAGGCTTCCCGAGCGTAGTGCTGCGTCCGGGCGAAAAATATTTCAGTGAGTGTATTTATAAATTTACGGTTGAAAAGTAAAAGACATTATATTTGGGGGAATTTACCGGCAATCGGAATGATTGGAAGGGGCGGCTGTAAAAGGTCGCCCTTTTTGTTGCTAAAAATCTTTGATTTATATCTGTTAATGTTTCTTTGTAAACAATATAGTTTACCCTTTTTATTTATCTTTGCAATTGACATCGAACTGTCGAGGCTTTGATTTTTCGGCAGTTTTATTGATGGATAACGTTAAGCGTTTAAGATATTATCTTTGGAACTGAAAATCGCCAACTTTCAAGTCGGACAAAGATAATAGACAACAGGACGCTCACGCTTGTTATATATACTCGTGTATATAGAATAGAGCGTGGGCTGTTGTTTATTATTTGTCCGATGGGTGTTTGGCGATACCTCAGTTTCAAAATAGTAGATTAACAGTTCCCACGCTTTTTAATTATATAGATGCCAAACATAGGGGAGCAGGGCGGCACCATAATTTGAGTATGAGCTCAGGAGAATCGGAAAGAATTGCAATCTGTTGCGTATTATTGGATATTGTGGAAGCAATAGGCACAAGTGCCGACATAAAAAGCTGTCGACATTATCAATCATTGAGAGATAAAACGGATATTGCCGATTCTGACTTTGAAGGGGCACGTTCCGTTTCGGTATTGTCCAGCTTGGTTACTTTGAAGGGAATGCATTATAACAAAAAGATGTTGCTTGCATTGACTGTATGTGATCTTTTTTCCGGTCAAACTCCTGTCCCCCTTAATTTGAGGATTGCTTTTGAAACATTGATGAATGCAATCGAATGGCCGATCTCATTTTCCGAGATATTGGCAATCAGTAGAACGGAATGAAGGGGGATAAAGTGACAGTGATCTTTAAACC
Proteins encoded in this region:
- a CDS encoding thymidylate synthase, giving the protein MKQYLELLDRVLREGVKKEDRTGTGTYSVFGHQMRFNLEDGFPLLTTKKLHLKSIIYELLWFLQGDTNAKYLQKHGVRIWNEWADPDGNLGHIYGFQWRSWPDYKGGSIDQISEAVKTIKQNPDSRRIIVSAWNVGDLDNMNLPPCHAFFQFYVANGRLSLQMYQRSADIFLGVPFNIASYALLLQMMAQVTGLKAGDFVHTLGDAHIYTNHLEQVKLQLTRDPRPLPRMEINPEVKDIFGFQYEDFNLTGYDPHPHIKGEVAV
- a CDS encoding alpha-2-macroglobulin family protein, which encodes MKIRAIIVSALITCGIVSTIFYVKANQASTNEKAITEAIQTKNTPLLIQSLITRMKNQLEKDTDTFPELIKEVETYAGACPDSASVAILHSMIAEMYNNYYMQNRWIVNQRTELAGYVPEDIREWTSNLFQDKIKQELTQSLQPARLLQQTPVSQYNLILKKGKDTPELRPTLYDFLAFRAIDIQPSDKWYEDLIAFRRTQPEKKALLLDELDYSQYKYDIQSTNTNEYRNTLDSLYKVYGKEPFAAEIRIAEMNLLQRERYQGNKAHQDSIQAFIYSLCKESIRQYPKYERVNIFKNQLNEMETPVLNIQSDNNVYPGKNLTLQLKYVNTPQLTVRIYKSLRQPENAWRNLYKNSKSMRGEQVKEITFDMHLPNSYTEGDSTLTIPMDKLGLYEYVITVPGKRLTVSNHFSVSRLAALTRSQTNNSEVLVTDLESGKPIEGATVIYYKTNMMNGTIQRQGEVKTDRLGIAILPAKKKVEHIRPVFREDTSSIITNIYPYGSFRPEQEKDKINLSLFTDRGIYRPGQNIFFKGIAYIKDTDKPHVVAGQTYTVTLRDANYKEVASKEFKTDKFGSFNGEFTIPSQTLSGNFTLVSERARTNIRVEEYKRPTFKVSFLPLKEEVSFGNPVKLTGEAQTFSGIALQTGEINWTITRHPFWARFYMPNPFDSTHKQVANGRAKIDDKGNFTISFVPERPETLGMRPAFQSYEVTATLTDSKGETQETSYTFSVGDTGILLDIQMPGQEMENDSAKAMITAYTVNRQKISAEGSYTIYSLSDEKLEKDIFGADRYKINKLMAVGTFMTGDEISPVVFRELPAGRYRLEVKSTDSNGKEVSANQDFILYSRQDKRPPVFMHTWLIKEHTTCVPGEEAAFIFGTSDKDTHILYEIYTADNKCTERKYIRLSDENRTFRIPFKETDGEGFTVSFTFVKDGKMYVRQIPVQRRQPNRRLNIQVKTFRDHLLPGSKENWKFRITDADSSTVSAEVLASMYDASLDKLLPFSWSFSPQRYVYLYAPRFSEGTAFTNSSRYETENRKGLTIPQYQYNQLDWQDVLSIGYRYGRNNRLYATGAVMKSATVPAVPEVLSITNDSAPLEESAIKADQDVADIIAEEEVESEYPALFRKIQQEPVKLRENFAETAFFYPALVTDEAGDVAFSFTMPESNTTWKLQLLAQTEDLKYGYLSREIMTNKPLMVTPALPRFLRQGDEVTFTTQVSNQSDATIDGRASLELFDPDNDQPVICLTKSQKPFTLSADSTTTINWSFRVPASASGVIGCRIIADSDKGSDGEQHLIPVLPNEILVTESTPFYLFDKNEEVIRLKNDKNIKPFRTTLELTANPVWYAVQALPTLTQPENDNIISWFASYYSNTLASYIATAHPRIQQVISQWKAQGGNASTLYSNLEKNTELKNILLQETPWVLEAGSETEQKQRLSLLFDMNRAAGQREIALRHLLDLQTPDGGWGWFKGMYPSQELTLYILKGMSQLTELNAVEYDQQEKEMQIKALKFVDKQIQSDYESLQKIKNWQKNEISPLEIEYLFVRSHYRDIPELSSAREAIRYYTNLAEKQWNKQSIHGKGEIAWLMWRNGKKEIAGKIITWLRKTASTSPDKGMYWANNRRGAGTFTSPIDTHCLLMAFFNEVSPDKQETDRMKQWLLSQKQTQNWESVPATVNAIYALLLTGSDWLDTNNTCTAQWGKQIYSTTNGELATGYLKVTVSDEKITTSEENSVSIRKEGSAPAWGAVYEQYFQHINDVKKQKGVLNVEKKLFVETNDGSGQQLRPVTPEQPLRVGDKVIVRLVVRTDREMDYVFLKDLRAGCFEPANQLSGSIYRDGVWYYQSPTDVSENFFFDRLPQGTFVLEYAVYVTRTGEYAGGISTIQCLYAPEFVSHTEGNIVRVD
- a CDS encoding dihydrofolate reductase; translated protein: MSTISIVAAISDNNAIGKNLGLLWRMPADMKRFKDLTTGHAVIMGRKTFESLPNGGLPNRKNIVLTTMPEAGFINCFACESMHDALDICEKEENIFIIGGSLVYRQGLGIADKMYLTRIHGEFPDADAFFPVVNWDLWEEVERQEFPADEKNPYPYTFLTYVRKK
- a CDS encoding aldose epimerase family protein translates to MKRLCMAVMAMCVLLSCTEKKEEATLSGLMKSNFVSEVQGKPTALYVLKNQNGAEACVTNWGGRLVSVMVPDKDGKMTDVVLGYDNIQQYVDNPNNNYGGLIGRYGNRIANGKFSLDGVEYQLPLNNNGHCLHGGPEGYHTVVWDAKQVNDQSVELTYLSKDGEAGFPGNLNLKVTYTLTNDNAVDIKYEATTDKPTVVNLTNHSYFNLSGVPGSQILDHTLMIAADTYVPVDATLIPTGTLDPVEGTPMDLRTAVAIGAHIDEPFEQLTYGKGYDHNWVLNNNCDINVLAAKAVSAKSGIGLEVYTNEPGIQFYAGNAMTKDGDKGKLGVIYPHRGALCLETQHYPDSPNQPGFPSVVLRPGEKYFSECIYKFTVEK